One stretch of Lysobacter sp. KIS68-7 DNA includes these proteins:
- the lolB gene encoding lipoprotein insertase outer membrane protein LolB translates to MKIANAWVAVLAIALSACASRPVHEALAPIEGSPQAHQAQRESMLATQPDWTLTGRVALANGKDGGSGRLEWTQSGAHFDVSLSAPVTRQSWRVVGGDGEARLEGMAGGTRTGPDAEALVFEATRWRIPVDALVRWVRGRASPGATLEYAADGRLQRLNEAGWVVDYADWHAVDGIELPGRIEARQGEARVRLVVDQWSGGAQ, encoded by the coding sequence ATGAAGATCGCGAACGCTTGGGTCGCGGTGCTGGCCATCGCGTTGTCGGCGTGCGCCTCGCGTCCCGTGCATGAAGCGCTGGCGCCGATCGAAGGTTCGCCGCAGGCGCACCAGGCGCAGCGCGAGTCGATGCTCGCCACGCAACCGGATTGGACGCTCACCGGACGCGTGGCGCTCGCCAACGGCAAGGACGGCGGCAGCGGGCGGCTGGAGTGGACGCAATCCGGCGCGCACTTCGATGTGTCGCTCAGTGCGCCGGTGACGCGACAGAGTTGGCGCGTCGTCGGTGGCGATGGGGAAGCGCGCCTGGAAGGCATGGCAGGCGGAACGCGCACGGGCCCCGATGCGGAAGCGCTTGTTTTCGAAGCGACGCGCTGGCGCATTCCGGTGGATGCCCTGGTGCGCTGGGTGCGCGGGCGCGCCTCGCCGGGCGCGACCCTGGAGTACGCCGCCGATGGTCGCCTGCAGCGCCTCAACGAGGCCGGTTGGGTCGTCGATTACGCCGACTGGCATGCCGTCGACGGCATTGAATTGCCCGGTCGCATCGAGGCACGCCAGGGCGAGGCCCGCGTCCGGCTGGTCGTGGACCAGTGGTCCGGCGGCGCCCAATGA
- the yccX gene encoding acylphosphatase — MAAARFFVGGHVQGVFFRASTREQALHLGLRGYARNLHDGRVEVLAVGDVQAVERLGEWLKEGPPRARVEHLERIAADDDEAGPTFETA; from the coding sequence ATGGCCGCCGCGCGCTTCTTCGTCGGTGGGCACGTGCAGGGCGTGTTCTTCCGTGCGTCCACCCGCGAGCAGGCGCTGCACCTGGGATTGCGCGGTTATGCGCGCAACCTGCACGACGGGCGGGTGGAAGTGCTCGCGGTCGGCGACGTGCAGGCGGTGGAACGCCTGGGCGAATGGTTGAAGGAAGGGCCGCCGCGTGCGCGCGTGGAGCACCTGGAACGCATCGCGGCGGACGACGACGAAGCCGGTCCGACGTTCGAAACCGCCTAG
- a CDS encoding tetratricopeptide repeat protein, with amino-acid sequence MPHTDPRMQRSLPWITTLTFVALALFGPGAEAARKTPVPETPALEGTMAGEFALQAGDLQNAARWYLEAAKSTDDPGLAERATRIALLANDDARAAEGLKLWRARTPDSLAMHAAEATLALRRNDARLARRELGVLLSDRGDIGWRHALAALGSGGKDPALAARLLGELVDDRAIPDRLQPWLAFGGLAQRLEQPQLADRIIDEIVHRFPQEPRVALLRASQLRESGKNEDARKVLAGIAASAYADEDMRMSIAAEYDAMGDSASAASVLARGPQDDRSFALRAALLARADDKVALGQLYDELKKDSTKPNPERRLLLGQVAELLERHEEALAWYRGVPGGEARYVARLRETNVLHSLGRKDEAYDSLRKLQSDATVDEDTRRDAYLLEAELRQKDSQPVDELDAFARGLAAYPDDPALLYARALTWERRDDIPRAEADFRRILVAEPDNVTALNALGYTLADRTTRYAEALALIDRARAAEPGSAAIIDSYGWVLYRLGRNAEALVELRRAYALQKDPEIASHIGEVLWVLGQKDEARRYFDEARKLDPDNRSLKRALEKTGA; translated from the coding sequence ATACCCCACACGGACCCCCGAATGCAGCGTTCCCTCCCATGGATCACCACCCTCACGTTCGTCGCCCTGGCGCTCTTCGGCCCGGGCGCGGAGGCCGCGCGCAAGACCCCGGTCCCGGAAACCCCGGCCCTGGAAGGCACGATGGCCGGCGAATTCGCGCTGCAGGCGGGCGATCTGCAGAACGCCGCCCGGTGGTACCTGGAAGCCGCGAAATCCACCGACGACCCGGGCCTGGCCGAGCGCGCGACCCGAATCGCGCTGCTCGCCAACGATGACGCCCGCGCCGCCGAGGGCCTGAAGCTGTGGCGCGCCCGCACCCCGGATTCCCTGGCGATGCACGCGGCCGAGGCCACGCTGGCCCTGCGCCGCAACGACGCGCGGCTGGCCCGTCGCGAGCTGGGCGTCCTGCTCTCCGACCGGGGCGACATCGGCTGGCGCCACGCGCTCGCCGCGCTGGGCAGCGGCGGCAAGGATCCGGCGCTGGCCGCCCGCCTGCTCGGCGAACTGGTCGACGACCGCGCGATCCCCGACCGGCTGCAGCCGTGGCTCGCCTTCGGCGGCCTTGCGCAGCGGCTGGAGCAGCCACAGCTGGCCGACCGCATCATCGACGAGATCGTCCATCGCTTCCCCCAGGAGCCGCGCGTGGCCCTGCTGCGTGCGAGCCAGCTGCGCGAATCGGGCAAGAACGAAGATGCCCGCAAGGTGCTGGCCGGCATCGCCGCCAGCGCGTACGCCGACGAAGACATGCGCATGTCGATCGCGGCGGAGTACGACGCGATGGGCGATTCGGCCTCGGCCGCGTCCGTGCTGGCGCGCGGGCCGCAGGACGATCGCAGCTTCGCGTTGCGCGCGGCCCTGCTGGCGCGCGCCGACGACAAGGTCGCGCTGGGGCAGTTGTACGACGAGCTGAAGAAGGATTCGACGAAGCCGAACCCCGAGCGCCGGCTGCTGCTCGGCCAGGTGGCCGAACTGCTCGAACGCCACGAAGAAGCACTGGCCTGGTACCGCGGCGTGCCCGGCGGCGAAGCGCGTTACGTCGCGCGCCTGCGCGAAACCAACGTGCTGCATTCGCTCGGCCGCAAGGACGAGGCCTACGATTCGCTGCGCAAGCTGCAGTCCGATGCGACGGTGGATGAAGACACGCGCCGCGATGCGTACCTGCTCGAAGCGGAACTGCGCCAGAAGGATTCGCAACCCGTCGACGAACTCGACGCCTTCGCGCGCGGCCTGGCGGCGTATCCCGACGATCCGGCGCTGCTGTACGCACGCGCCCTGACCTGGGAGCGTCGCGACGACATCCCGCGCGCGGAAGCCGATTTCCGCCGCATCCTCGTCGCCGAACCCGACAACGTGACTGCGCTGAACGCGTTGGGCTACACGCTCGCCGACCGCACCACGCGCTACGCCGAAGCCCTTGCGCTCATCGATCGCGCGCGCGCCGCCGAGCCGGGCAGCGCAGCGATCATCGACAGCTACGGTTGGGTGCTCTATCGCCTGGGCCGCAACGCCGAAGCGCTGGTGGAACTGCGCCGCGCGTATGCGCTGCAGAAGGATCCGGAAATCGCATCGCACATCGGCGAAGTGCTGTGGGTGCTTGGGCAGAAGGACGAAGCGCGGCGCTATTTCGACGAAGCGCGCAAGCTCGATCCCGACAACCGCTCGCTCAAGCGCGCGCTGGAGAAGACGGGCGCATGA
- a CDS encoding YihY family inner membrane protein translates to MEPLDTVNRWLAHMRDRHRVATFLRYLWKRFLDDNLFQAAGALSYTTVFALVPLSMVVFGVLSAFPVFDRWSDQLSDYVFSNFVPSSARAVETYLRQFSLNAGQLTAAGIVALVFSLLVTLNSVETTFNRIWRVPTARPKVARFLVYWTVFTLGALVAATSLALSTRFFAMAIFETEPGQWLENTMVRLTPFTIELISFAAVFKVVPHRTVLWRHAFGGALLAALLFEGGKWSLAFFIGGFSSYGKVYGTLAFAPIFLVWIYLGWTAILLGASFAASMSAFRYQPVSMRLPPGYEFYGLLRLLGRFAQARAKGLGLHSQDIHHMEPMLTDALVQQMLSQLSSIGLVSRAESGEWLLARDLDTLTVGELYEACQLRVPIAEAHLPCRDDPLGQAAAQALDELRLPLRELLKRRVSSIYEHLE, encoded by the coding sequence ATGGAGCCCCTGGACACCGTCAATCGCTGGCTGGCACACATGCGCGATCGCCATCGCGTGGCCACCTTCCTGCGCTACCTGTGGAAGCGCTTCCTGGACGACAACCTGTTCCAGGCCGCGGGCGCGCTGTCGTACACCACGGTGTTCGCGCTGGTGCCGCTGTCGATGGTGGTGTTCGGCGTGCTGTCGGCCTTTCCCGTGTTCGATCGCTGGAGCGACCAGCTCAGCGACTACGTGTTCTCCAACTTCGTCCCCAGTTCGGCGCGCGCGGTGGAAACCTACCTGCGCCAGTTCTCGCTCAATGCCGGGCAGCTCACTGCCGCGGGCATCGTGGCGCTGGTGTTCTCGCTGCTGGTCACGCTCAACAGCGTGGAGACGACGTTCAACCGCATCTGGCGCGTGCCGACGGCGCGGCCGAAGGTGGCGCGTTTCCTGGTGTACTGGACGGTGTTCACCTTGGGCGCGCTCGTGGCGGCGACCAGCCTGGCCTTGTCCACGCGTTTTTTTGCGATGGCGATCTTCGAAACCGAGCCGGGGCAGTGGCTCGAGAACACGATGGTGCGCCTGACGCCGTTCACCATCGAGCTCATTTCCTTCGCGGCCGTGTTCAAGGTGGTCCCGCATCGCACGGTGCTGTGGCGCCATGCCTTCGGCGGGGCCTTGCTGGCCGCGTTGCTGTTCGAAGGCGGGAAGTGGTCGCTCGCGTTCTTCATCGGCGGCTTCAGCAGTTACGGCAAGGTGTACGGCACGCTCGCGTTCGCGCCGATCTTCCTGGTGTGGATCTACCTTGGTTGGACGGCCATCCTGCTCGGCGCTTCGTTCGCCGCATCGATGTCCGCGTTCCGCTACCAGCCGGTGTCGATGCGCCTGCCGCCGGGCTACGAGTTCTACGGGCTGCTGCGCCTGCTGGGGCGCTTCGCGCAGGCGCGCGCGAAGGGACTCGGCCTGCACAGCCAGGACATCCACCACATGGAACCGATGCTCACCGACGCGCTCGTGCAGCAGATGCTCTCGCAGCTGAGCAGCATCGGCCTGGTGAGCCGCGCCGAAAGCGGCGAGTGGCTGCTCGCGCGCGACCTGGATACCCTCACCGTCGGCGAGTTGTACGAAGCCTGCCAACTGCGCGTGCCCATTGCCGAGGCGCACCTGCCTTGCCGCGACGATCCGCTGGGCCAGGCAGCCGCGCAGGCCCTGGATGAATTGCGCCTGCCGCTGCGCGAACTGCTCAAGCGACGCGTCTCGTCGATCTACGAACACCTGGAGTAA
- the ispE gene encoding 4-(cytidine 5'-diphospho)-2-C-methyl-D-erythritol kinase — protein sequence MNGWSEWPAPAKLNLFLHITGRRPDGYHALQSVFRLLDWGDSVRLRLREDGQIRRIGPSAPGVPEADDLMVRAGKILQATTNTRVGADIAVEKRIPSGGGFGGGSSDAATVLVALDQLWGTSLGPDRLADIGLGLGADVPVFVHGDNAWAEGVGEILTPIALPPAWYLLADPGVHVPTAALFQTPELTRDSPPATMHDFVSGAGLGNAFEPVLRHREPAVEAAFAVLAQVGTPRLTGTGSGCFVEFADRGSAEAALLRVHSGAPHLRAWLAEGASVSPLRTALDRQGRRQEA from the coding sequence ATGAACGGCTGGAGCGAGTGGCCGGCCCCGGCCAAGCTCAACCTGTTCCTCCACATCACCGGCCGGCGGCCGGACGGCTACCACGCCCTGCAGTCGGTGTTCCGCCTGCTCGACTGGGGCGACAGCGTCCGCCTGCGCCTGCGTGAAGACGGGCAGATCCGGCGGATCGGCCCGTCAGCGCCGGGCGTTCCGGAAGCCGACGACCTCATGGTCCGCGCGGGTAAAATCCTGCAAGCGACGACGAACACGCGCGTTGGCGCCGACATCGCCGTCGAAAAGCGCATTCCGTCCGGCGGCGGTTTCGGCGGCGGTTCCTCCGATGCGGCCACCGTCCTGGTTGCGCTCGACCAGCTCTGGGGCACGTCCCTCGGCCCCGATCGCCTCGCCGACATCGGCCTCGGCCTGGGCGCCGACGTGCCGGTCTTCGTGCACGGCGACAACGCCTGGGCCGAAGGCGTGGGCGAGATCCTCACACCGATCGCGCTTCCGCCGGCGTGGTACCTGCTCGCCGACCCCGGCGTCCACGTGCCAACCGCCGCTTTGTTCCAAACCCCTGAATTGACGCGCGATTCTCCTCCCGCGACAATGCACGACTTCGTTTCGGGAGCAGGGCTCGGCAATGCGTTCGAGCCGGTGCTGCGTCATCGCGAACCGGCCGTCGAGGCTGCCTTCGCGGTGTTGGCGCAGGTCGGCACGCCGCGATTGACGGGTACGGGCAGCGGTTGTTTCGTCGAATTCGCAGACCGCGGATCCGCCGAGGCGGCCTTGCTCCGCGTGCATTCGGGAGCGCCGCATCTCCGGGCCTGGCTGGCCGAAGGCGCGTCCGTTTCTCCCTTGCGCACGGCGCTCGATCGACAGGGGCGTCGCCAAGAGGCCTAA
- the prfA gene encoding peptide chain release factor 1, translating to MIPSLRRKLEALLERREEVERLLSDPGVIGDAERFRDLSREFSQLEPVANALNAEAQARRDLAAAEAMRGDAELRELADEEIAAATARLAELEGELLAQLVPRDARDEGNLYLEVRAGTGGDEAAIFAGDLYRMYARYAERQGWRVEVESANPGEHGGYREIVARVEGRGAYSKLKFESGTHRVQRVPETESQGRIHTSAATVAIIAEEAPGVPIEVNPADLKVDTFRSSGAGGQHVNKTESAIRITHVPSGIVVESQTERSQHANRDKAMKRLKAMLVEADIARREAAQAQDRKLQVGSGDRSQRIRTYNFPQGRITDHRVDGLTLYDLPNVLEGALDALVERLQREHQADELARLTGNG from the coding sequence ATGATCCCCAGCCTGCGTCGCAAACTCGAAGCGCTGCTGGAGCGACGCGAGGAAGTCGAGCGCCTGTTGTCCGACCCGGGCGTGATCGGCGACGCCGAACGCTTCCGCGACCTCTCGCGTGAATTCTCGCAACTCGAACCCGTCGCCAATGCGCTGAACGCAGAAGCGCAGGCGCGCCGCGACCTCGCCGCCGCCGAAGCGATGCGCGGCGATGCGGAACTGCGCGAACTCGCCGACGAGGAAATCGCCGCCGCCACCGCGCGCCTGGCCGAACTCGAAGGCGAACTGCTCGCGCAACTCGTCCCGCGCGACGCGCGCGACGAAGGCAATCTCTATCTCGAAGTACGCGCCGGCACCGGCGGCGACGAAGCCGCGATCTTCGCCGGCGACTTGTATCGCATGTACGCGCGTTACGCGGAACGGCAGGGCTGGCGCGTGGAAGTGGAATCTGCGAACCCGGGCGAGCACGGCGGCTACCGCGAAATCGTTGCGCGCGTGGAAGGCCGCGGCGCCTATTCGAAGCTCAAGTTCGAATCCGGCACGCACCGCGTGCAGCGCGTGCCGGAAACCGAATCGCAGGGCCGCATCCACACCTCCGCCGCCACCGTCGCGATCATCGCGGAGGAAGCGCCGGGCGTGCCGATCGAAGTGAATCCGGCGGACCTGAAGGTCGACACCTTCCGTTCCTCCGGCGCCGGCGGCCAGCACGTCAACAAGACCGAATCGGCGATCCGCATCACGCACGTGCCCAGCGGCATCGTGGTCGAGTCGCAGACCGAACGCTCGCAGCACGCGAACCGCGACAAAGCGATGAAACGCCTGAAGGCGATGCTGGTGGAAGCCGACATTGCACGCCGCGAAGCTGCGCAGGCGCAGGACCGCAAGTTGCAGGTCGGCAGCGGCGACCGCAGCCAGCGCATTCGCACGTACAACTTCCCGCAGGGCCGCATCACGGACCATCGCGTCGACGGGCTCACGCTGTACGACCTGCCCAACGTGCTGGAAGGCGCGCTGGATGCGCTCGTCGAACGCCTGCAGCGCGAGCACCAGGCGGACGAACTGGCAAGACTCACAGGCAACGGATAA
- the hemA gene encoding glutamyl-tRNA reductase, with protein MSLIVLGINHQTAPVGLRERVAFGADAMPRALAELRAMPSVREVALLSTCNRTELYALADDTGDALADWLASHPDSGDLHAYLYRHSDADAVRHLFRVAAGLDSLVLGEPQILGQVKEAWAVARSAGTLGQHLDRLFQHAFTTAKRARTDTRIGANPVSVASAAVRLAQESFARLEDSTVLLIGAGETIELAARHLVEGKAKRLLVANRTLAHAQDLATRHGGVALPLTELDRHLAEADIVVSATASRDPIVRRTQVAEALSKRKHRPMLLLDLAVPRDIAADVATLPDVFLYTVDDLERAIEDNRRSRREAAREAEAIIDLQTARYVEAVQASTRHEPLKRLRAHGLHSRKVALEKARAQLAAGRDPHEVLDLLAHTLVNRLLHAPTVALREAALTGDGDLARATDKLFPPLPEGDAASNDDDADA; from the coding sequence ATGAGCCTCATCGTCCTCGGCATCAACCACCAGACCGCACCGGTCGGCCTCCGCGAGCGCGTTGCGTTCGGCGCCGATGCGATGCCGCGCGCGCTCGCCGAGCTGCGCGCGATGCCCTCCGTGCGCGAGGTGGCGCTGCTCTCGACCTGCAACCGCACCGAGCTGTACGCGCTCGCCGACGACACCGGCGACGCGCTGGCCGACTGGCTCGCCAGCCACCCGGATTCCGGCGACCTGCACGCCTACCTGTATCGCCACAGCGACGCGGACGCGGTGCGCCACCTGTTCCGCGTCGCCGCCGGCCTCGACTCGCTCGTGCTCGGCGAACCGCAGATCCTCGGCCAGGTGAAGGAAGCCTGGGCCGTCGCCCGCAGCGCGGGCACGCTCGGCCAACACCTGGACCGACTGTTCCAGCACGCCTTCACCACCGCCAAGCGCGCGCGCACCGACACGCGCATCGGCGCGAATCCGGTGTCGGTCGCCTCCGCGGCGGTCCGCCTTGCCCAGGAATCCTTCGCACGACTGGAGGATTCGACAGTGCTGCTGATCGGCGCCGGCGAAACCATCGAGCTCGCCGCGCGACATCTGGTCGAAGGCAAGGCGAAGCGGCTGCTGGTCGCCAACCGCACGCTCGCGCATGCGCAGGACCTCGCCACGCGCCATGGCGGCGTGGCCTTGCCGCTGACCGAACTGGACCGCCACCTGGCCGAGGCCGACATCGTGGTGTCCGCCACGGCGAGTCGCGATCCCATCGTCCGCCGCACGCAAGTGGCTGAAGCGCTGTCCAAGCGCAAGCACCGCCCGATGCTGTTGCTCGACCTCGCCGTGCCGCGCGACATCGCCGCCGACGTGGCCACGCTGCCCGACGTCTTCCTCTACACCGTCGACGACCTCGAGCGCGCGATCGAAGACAACCGCCGCTCCCGCCGCGAAGCCGCGCGCGAAGCCGAAGCGATCATCGACCTGCAGACCGCGCGCTACGTCGAAGCGGTGCAGGCCAGCACGCGCCACGAACCGCTCAAGCGCCTGCGCGCGCATGGCCTCCACTCGCGCAAGGTCGCGCTGGAAAAAGCCCGCGCGCAGCTCGCCGCCGGCCGCGACCCGCACGAAGTCCTCGATCTGCTCGCACACACGCTGGTCAATCGCCTGTTGCACGCTCCCACCGTGGCCCTGCGCGAAGCCGCGCTCACCGGCGACGGCGACCTGGCGCGCGCGACCGACAAGCTCTTCCCGCCGCTGCCCGAGGGCGATGCCGCCTCGAACGACGACGACGCCGACGCATGA
- a CDS encoding GNAT family N-acetyltransferase, protein MTEIRRATLDDLDLIAPLFDGYRRYYQQPSDLPRAQAFLRERLERKESTILLAMRDGQAAGFTQLYPMFSSVRTARLWVLNDLFVAEHARRFGVGHALLDAAAAFAREQGAAGLMLETMRDNAPARALYRAAGWHEDDTQWYSLSFT, encoded by the coding sequence ATGACCGAGATCCGCCGCGCGACCCTGGACGACCTCGATCTCATCGCGCCGCTGTTCGACGGTTATCGGCGCTACTACCAACAGCCGTCCGACCTCCCGCGTGCGCAGGCCTTCCTCCGCGAACGCCTGGAGCGCAAGGAATCCACGATCCTGCTCGCGATGCGCGACGGCCAGGCCGCGGGCTTCACGCAGCTGTACCCGATGTTCTCTTCGGTACGCACGGCGCGGCTGTGGGTCCTCAACGACCTGTTCGTCGCCGAACACGCGCGCCGCTTCGGCGTGGGGCACGCGCTGCTCGATGCCGCGGCCGCGTTCGCACGCGAACAGGGCGCCGCGGGCCTGATGCTCGAAACCATGCGCGACAACGCCCCGGCCCGCGCGCTCTACCGCGCGGCGGGCTGGCACGAAGACGACACGCAGTGGTACTCCCTGTCATTCACCTGA
- a CDS encoding helix-turn-helix domain-containing protein — protein MPLATTLRLLAKARGMTATDLATAIPRAGVETVSAWMRGEKMPGKQQLDALARTLGVPAGALLAELANTLDPARTQGEHELLAAYRLMSTRQQGALLEIARGLADKPATRRAPRKK, from the coding sequence ATGCCGCTCGCCACCACGTTGCGATTGCTCGCCAAGGCCCGCGGCATGACCGCCACCGACCTCGCCACCGCCATTCCGCGCGCGGGCGTGGAGACCGTGTCGGCGTGGATGCGCGGCGAGAAGATGCCGGGCAAGCAACAACTCGATGCCCTCGCCCGTACGCTGGGCGTGCCCGCGGGCGCATTGCTCGCCGAACTGGCCAACACGCTCGATCCGGCGCGTACCCAGGGCGAACACGAGCTGCTCGCTGCGTACCGATTGATGAGCACGCGTCAACAGGGCGCGCTGCTGGAAATCGCGCGCGGCCTCGCCGACAAACCTGCCACGCGTCGCGCGCCGAGGAAGAAATGA
- the moaB gene encoding molybdenum cofactor biosynthesis protein B gives MSQATDFLPLSLCVLTVSDTRTRENDTSGDYLVQALTDAGHRVVERALLPDDRYKLRACVSQWIADDKVDGILVTGGTGFTGRDSTPEALLPLLDKQMPGFGEMFRAVSIEEIGTSSLQSRAFAGMANGTFLFALPGSTSACRTAWDKILRAQLDSRTKPCNLATLRPRLRE, from the coding sequence ATGAGCCAGGCCACCGACTTCCTCCCCCTCTCGCTCTGCGTGCTGACCGTGTCCGACACGCGCACGCGCGAGAACGACACCTCGGGCGATTACCTCGTGCAGGCGCTGACCGATGCGGGCCATCGCGTCGTCGAACGCGCGCTGCTGCCGGACGATCGCTACAAGCTGCGCGCGTGCGTGTCGCAGTGGATTGCCGACGACAAGGTCGACGGCATCCTCGTCACCGGCGGCACCGGCTTCACCGGACGCGATTCCACGCCCGAAGCGCTGCTGCCCCTGCTCGACAAGCAGATGCCCGGCTTCGGTGAAATGTTCCGTGCCGTGAGCATCGAAGAGATCGGCACGTCGTCGCTGCAATCGCGCGCCTTCGCGGGCATGGCGAACGGCACCTTCCTGTTCGCCCTGCCCGGCTCCACATCGGCTTGCCGCACGGCGTGGGACAAGATCCTGCGCGCACAACTGGATTCGCGCACCAAACCCTGCAACCTCGCCACGCTTCGCCCACGCCTGAGGGAGTGA
- the ppk2 gene encoding polyphosphate kinase 2 translates to MKTLKRKDYEAALEPLQLELVAMERWLQANGKRLVVVVEGRDTAGKGGTIDAIRMHMNPRSCRVAALQKPNEREQTQWYFQRYVPWLPAAGETVLFDRSWYNRAGVERVMGFATPAQVKQFLVQAPIFEKQLVDDGILLFKYWLCCDQVEQEQRFAEREADPLKRWKLSPIDIAARAHYADYTKAREDMLRATHTEHAPWTLVDFNDQRRGRLTLIRDLLSRIPDTHVPEKKFTFPKLKGKPKQERYGVLQPIAPFET, encoded by the coding sequence ATGAAGACACTCAAGCGCAAGGATTACGAAGCCGCGCTCGAGCCGTTGCAGCTCGAGCTCGTGGCGATGGAGCGTTGGCTGCAGGCGAATGGCAAGCGCCTGGTCGTGGTGGTCGAAGGCCGCGACACCGCCGGCAAGGGCGGCACCATCGATGCGATCCGCATGCACATGAACCCGCGCAGTTGCCGGGTCGCTGCACTGCAGAAGCCCAACGAACGCGAACAGACGCAGTGGTATTTCCAGCGCTACGTGCCGTGGCTGCCTGCCGCCGGCGAGACCGTGCTGTTCGATCGCAGCTGGTACAACCGCGCCGGCGTGGAGCGGGTGATGGGCTTCGCCACGCCCGCGCAGGTGAAGCAATTCCTCGTGCAGGCCCCGATCTTCGAGAAGCAACTCGTCGACGACGGCATCCTGCTGTTCAAGTATTGGCTGTGCTGCGACCAGGTTGAACAGGAACAGCGATTCGCCGAACGCGAGGCCGATCCGCTCAAGCGCTGGAAGCTCTCGCCCATCGACATCGCCGCGCGCGCGCACTACGCCGACTACACGAAGGCGCGCGAAGACATGTTGCGCGCCACGCACACCGAACACGCGCCGTGGACGCTGGTCGACTTCAACGACCAGCGCCGTGGCCGCCTCACGCTGATCCGCGACCTGCTCTCCCGCATCCCCGACACGCACGTGCCGGAAAAGAAATTCACGTTCCCGAAGCTGAAGGGCAAGCCGAAGCAGGAACGCTACGGCGTGCTGCAACCGATCGCGCCGTTCGAGACCTAG
- a CDS encoding redoxin family protein: protein MQMRSRLSPVALACVLALSACNAPKPPANESTTPAAAATPPKAAEAAPSATQDFPTLAIDTVDGKRFDLAQHRGKWVVVNFWATWCSPCLKEMPALSALDTMREHIDVVGLAYEDTTLKEMQAFLKKHPVSYPIALVDVYSPPKDFETPAGLPTTWLIAPDGKVTKRFIGPVEVHDIEAAIAAAGGPKPGAG from the coding sequence ATGCAAATGCGTTCCCGCCTGTCCCCCGTCGCACTCGCGTGCGTGCTCGCCTTGTCGGCTTGCAACGCGCCGAAGCCGCCTGCCAACGAAAGCACCACGCCTGCCGCCGCTGCAACGCCGCCCAAGGCCGCCGAAGCCGCGCCTTCGGCCACGCAGGATTTCCCCACACTGGCCATCGATACCGTCGATGGCAAGCGCTTCGACCTCGCCCAACATCGCGGCAAGTGGGTCGTCGTGAATTTCTGGGCAACGTGGTGCTCGCCGTGCCTGAAGGAAATGCCGGCGCTGTCCGCGCTCGACACGATGCGCGAACACATCGACGTCGTCGGCCTGGCCTACGAGGACACGACGCTCAAGGAAATGCAGGCCTTCCTGAAAAAGCACCCGGTGTCGTATCCAATCGCGCTCGTCGATGTGTATTCGCCGCCGAAGGATTTCGAAACACCTGCAGGCCTGCCGACGACCTGGCTGATCGCGCCGGACGGCAAGGTGACCAAGCGCTTCATCGGCCCGGTGGAAGTGCACGACATCGAAGCGGCGATCGCCGCCGCCGGCGGGCCGAAGCCAGGCGCCGGCTGA